The Andreesenia angusta genome contains the following window.
AACGTAGCGCTCCCGCAAGCGGAAAAGCTACAAAGGCGGGGATAAGGGTTATTCCTCCAAATATCGCAAATATGCCTGTCTCTACAGCAGGTCCAAACTGTCCAACTATCCCCTTTATGCTCTCTACAGGTACAAAGGTCAGAAACATTCCCACTATAAATAGTATCCCCAATATCTCTCCCATCATGTTCTTCATCATGTTTTTAGCCATCTTCATAGACTTGATCGTCTTTGCACTGTCTTTGATCATGGAATATACGAACATGGCTAAAGATATAATCCACATAGCAGCAGTAAATATGTCCAAATAAACGCCTCCTTTTGTTTGACTTTGTCTTATTTTAACCCTAATATAGATTCAAGAGAGTTACCCAGGTAACTCCAAGCATTATTTTTCGAGGTGACATATGTACAGTTCAATAGCTTCAACACTTATTCAGTACCCTCTGTTCTCCTGCTTTGAAAAAGAATATTTATCTGACGTTCTTGAGAGATTCAGCATATACCCTAATCTATGTAGGAAAAGTACATTTTTGCACTCTGAAGGTGATCCATGCAAGTTTATGGATGTGCTGCTCACTGGAG
Protein-coding sequences here:
- a CDS encoding permease — encoded protein: MDIFTAAMWIISLAMFVYSMIKDSAKTIKSMKMAKNMMKNMMGEILGILFIVGMFLTFVPVESIKGIVGQFGPAVETGIFAIFGGITLIPAFVAFPLAGALRSGGVNTVSVAAFLTTLTMVGLATFPLEKNTFGVKFAVYRNVLSFGFAIAISILMGVLI